From the Polaribacter tangerinus genome, the window GTTCTGCATCAGAAATAATTTCTGGATAGCTTTTCTTAATATCTTCTACTTTCTTCTTTAGTTCTGTGTTTGTTCTATCGTCTTTATAAGACTCTTCTAACTCAGCAAAAGGGATTCCGTAACGTTCTTTAGAAAGTCTGTTACGCAATTCAGAATATGCTTTTATCAATTCGTTTTGCACTCTTAAATAAGTGTCATATTCTGTTCCTCGGTCGCTCTGAACCGAAATAACTGCTTTGTTTGGGTGATCTGAAGACGTAGGACTTTTTTCACCTTTACAATAGTCACATGGGCCAGTAGACACACCATCTTCTACTTTACCTTCTCCACCGCCATTGTCTATAAAAGCAATAGCAGCATCTTTAATATCTTTAATTTCCATACGTTCTCCTTCTACAAGAAGTTCGTTATTTCTGTTAATATTTACCTCAAAGATATTTTTCTCCTTAATAATAGGAGGTACATAGTCTGGTGGTGGTTTTTCTGATAGCTTTTTAGAAACCCCAGAATCTACATTCATGGTGGTGGTTACTAAAAAGAAAATTAATAGCAAGAAGGCAATATCTGCCATAGAACCTGCATTAATTTCTGGATTCTCTCTTCTTGCCATACTTTTATGATTTTATAAGTCCTTTTACTAAATCGAACACGAAAAATAAAGAAGCTATTCCTCCTAAAATTACGCTGTACCATATACCGGTTCCAACCCATTTGTTAACAGATGAACCTGCTTCTCCTCCTTCACTAATCTTTCCTGCTGCGTTATAAACTGCCTCAGAATCTGACATGAAGTGAGCAACTAGTAATAAAACGCCTAGCGCTGCAAGACCTAATAATGTTTTCTTTAAATTCTCTGGATTTCTAATAAGACTCCACAAAGAAAGTACTACTGCAATTACTATAGCTGCAATTAGTAACGCTGTCGAATAATAAATTATTGGACTAATTACCGAATTTTGTAGTGCTACATCAGTTTCTATTGCTTCTGCATCTTCCATAAATATTTTTATGAAAAGAAAAGCGCCAACTAATGCAACAATAGCTATAATAATATTTAATATTTTATTGCTTTTCATTGAACTAGTTTTTTATTTTTTATATTTTACTAATAAGTCTACTAATTGAATAGACGCATCTTCCATGTTGTTTACAATTCCATCAATTTTAGAAACAATGTAGTTGTAAAAAATTTGAAGAATAATCGCTACAATTAAACCAAATACTGTAGTTAATAAGGCTACTTTAATACCACCTGCTACTACGGCAGGAGAAATATCGTTTGCTACAGCAATATCGTTAAATGCTCCAATCATACCAATTACAGTACCCATGAAACCTAACATTGGTGCTAGTGCGATAAACAAAGAAATCCAAGATACGTTCTTTTCTAAAAGTCCCATTTGAACTCCACCGTAAGATACAACTGCTTTTTCAGCGGCATCTACACCTTCATCTACTCTGTCTAAACCTTGGTAAAAAATAGATGCAACTGGTCCTTTTGTATTTCTACAAACTTCTTTTGCTGCTTCTACGCCTCCTGAGCTTAATGCTTCATCTACACTTGCAACTAATTTCTTAGTATTGGTAGTGGCTAAGTTTAAATAAATAATTCTTTCTATTGCAATCGCTAAACCTAAAATTAAGGCTACTAATACAATTCCCATAAATCCTGGGCCACCATCAATAAAATTCTCTTTTAAGATTTGGTGAAAAGTTTTTGCTTCTGCTGCTGCCTCTTGTGCAAACGTTGATTGAATAGCTCCAAAAAACATGAATCCTGTTACAGATAGGACATTTACTACTTTTTTCATCTTTGTTGTAATTAATTTTTAATAGTTATGGGTTAAAGATATAAATTTTCATTTCAAATAAACAACACATTTTTTTTATTTTAATTACCAAAGTATAAAAATACAAAACTGCTATTTATGTGATTTAAGATGGCAAGTAACAAAAAATAGTTGAACATTAAAAAAAAAATTTCATCTAATTTTATGAAAAATGGCTATTTATTTTTATTACCTCCTCATTTATAACACAATAAATTATCTATTGGTAAGCTCGCCTCGCATCGATTTATTAAAGTAACTCGAAAACTCGTCATCCGATAAATTTTCGCTTAAAAGATACATTAATTTAGCAATGGCAGTCTCTGTTGTAATGTCTAAACCACCAATTACCCCAATTTCTTTTAACCCCACACTTGTATCGTAATGACCTAAAATAACGCTACCGCCAGAACATTGTGTTACATTTATAATTTTTATTCCTTTTTTAATAGCGTTTTTTAAAAGTGTTAAAAACCATTGTTCATTTGGTGCGTTTCCAGCGCCATAGGTTTCTAAAACAACGCCTTTTAAATTTTTTATTGATAATATTGATGCAACAACTGCCTGGGTAATTCCAGGAAACAGTTTTAAAATTACAACATTGGTTTCTAGTTTTTTTCTAACAATTAGTTTTTTTTGATAATTTTTAGGAACATACAAATGGTGTTCATTAAAATTTAAGTGCACACCACTTTCTGCCAATGGCGGATAATTCATAGAGGCAAAAGCTTCGAAATGTTCTGCACTTATTTTTGTGGTTCTGTTGCCACGATACAATTTATATTCGAAATACAAACACACTTCGCAAATGATTGGTTGGCCGTTTTTACGAGCAGCTGCAATTTCTATAGAAGTAATTAAATTCTCTTTTGCATCGGTTCTTAAATCGCCAATAGGCAATTGAGAGCCTGTAAAAATAATAGGTTTTGTTAAGTTTTCTAGCATAAAACTTAGCGCAGAGGCTATGTAAGACATGGTATCGGAACCTGTTAAAACCACAAAACCATCAAACGTATCGTAATTATTTTCTATCATTTCGGCAATAGCCACGTAATAAGACGTATTCATATTAGAAGAATCTATAGGCTCTTTAAAAGAAATGCTTTTAATGGTACAATTTAATTGTTGTAACTCTGGTATTTTTTGTACAATCTGACTAAAATCAAATGCTTTTAAAGCATTTGTAGAATAATCTTTTATCATACCAATAGTACCGCCTGTGTATATAATAAGAATAGTAGGTTTGTTTGTCATTTTGTCATTAAATTCTCTGAAACGAAATCATTTTCTTTTTAAAAAATCTGACAATCCTCAAATTTTTCATCAAAAAAATACATTGGAATAATTTATGTTGTAAATTTATCAAACAAAAACGACATACAATTTTAAAACTTTATAAATTATGATGGGATTTTATATTTTAATTGGGGTAATTTCTTTAGTAAGTTGGTTGGTAAGCAATAAGCTAAAGAGTAAATTTAAAAAATATTCTCAAGTGCATTTAAAAAATGGATTGAGTGGTGCAGAAATTGCCGAAAAAATGCTGGCAGACAATGGTATTTATGATGTAAAGGTAATTTCTACTCCGGGCATGCTTACCGATCATTATAATCCGCAGAACAAAACCGTAAACCTAAGTGAGGGAGTTTACAACCAAAGAAATGCGGCTGCGGCTGCAGTTGCTGCACATGAGTGTGGCCACGCAGTACAACATGCTACTGCTTACAACTACCTTACAATGCGTTCTCAATTGGTGCCAATTGTAAGCATTTCTTCTAAGTTTTCGCAATGGTTGGTAATTGGCGGTTTAATTTTAGGTGCTGCCTCTAACGCTACAAGCATAGGTTTTTATATAGCCGTAGCTGGTTTAATTTTAATGGGTTTTGCCACTTTATTTAGCTTTATAACACTTCCGGTAGAGTATGATGCTAGTAACCGAGCATTGGCTTGGCTAAAAAACAAAAATATGCTTACTAGAGAGGAGTTTGCAGGCTCTAAAGATGCACTTACATGGGCCGCTAGAACTTACTTGGTAGCTGCGCTTGGGTCTTTAGCAATGCTTTTGTATTGGGGGCTTCAGGTACTAGGAAATAGAGATTAGCATTGTAGATGTTTTTGATATTTTACCAATGGTTTTATAAAATTATTCGTGTAATTACATAACTTCAGACCTTTTAAGTTTTAAAACTTAAAAGGTCTTTTTATATAAGTAAATACTTCGATTATTTCGATGTCCCTTTTTATTACAGAAAACTTTTTGGCCTTTAAAAGCGTCTTCTTTTTTAACAAGACAAAATAATCGGTTTATCAGAAAATTAACCCAATTACACTGCTAAAATCTACAAATTGTTAAGGCTTAATAGTATGATTGGCATTAATTAAAAGTGGAATGCCCTTAGGGTAATTAGTGCCAGTAAAGCTACCTCCGTTTTCTCTCCAACGCTCGAATATCCATTCTTTGGATGCCGACCAAGAAAATTGGTATAGTATCCTAGTAAAAATAGTGCTCTCTGTATCTGATACTATATCAGACACCCAAATATCTACGCTAGCTGTTGCCACAGGTTCATCTTCAGAGCTTCCTATGATTACTACGCTATAAGATGCTGGTGCAATTTTTAAATTAGTTTCAACTTCACGAAACTCTTTTGAATTATCAGGCGATTTAAGGGCTACATCATCGGTAAAAATAGAATTTCCATCAGAATCTAAAATATCGTAATCATATACTTGCTCTGGTGGAGAGGCGCCTCCCGAATAACTACTCGGACCTGTAGTGGCTGTAACAAAAGCTAAACTTAGTCTTTCGGTAGAATTTGGATGTTTCGGTATAAACGCTTGGGTAAGGTGTACTTGTGCTGTTGGACCTTCTGGACCTTCCTCTCCTTGAGGTCCTTTTAAAGAATTTATAAAATCGATTTCAGTACCGGTATTTCCTAAATTTAACCATATTTGGTAGGCACTAAGTCCGTTTTCTCCATCTTTACCATTTATACCGTCTAAACCAGGAGCACCTTTTTCTCCTTCAGGCCCAGGTAATTGACTTCCGCTCGTTTTAGCATACAACGCAAAAGGCACACTTAGCAATTGACTAGTACCTGTTATGGTGTAATTGCTGCCTCCTGCCAAATCGGTCTCTGTTTTTATAAAATACGGACCTTGGCTCCAATCTATACTTGCAAAATTATCGGTAGTAGTTCCGTTACCAATAGCAATGCTTAACAAACCATTGGTATTGGTAGTTGCTGCGTGGGTTTCTGTGTATACACTATTACCAGTAGCCGTACTTTGTAAAATACTTATTTGTACACCAACAGTAGTTTCTGCAACCAACTCTTGGTTGGCATTGCGTATTACAGCTTGGTAACTGATGCTTTCGGGAGCTTGGGTAAAACCAAATTGACTACATAAAGCTAACGCGATACATAAAATAATTTTTTTCATAGGTATGGGGTTGTTAATTTTTAGCAACAACCTTATAGACTATTAATCTATAAGGTTGTTTATAATTTTTACCGAAAGAAATTAAAACTTTCTTACTGCTCTAATACGGTAACTATTACTTTTAGAAAGTTTTTCAAACTTTCCAGTAGTTGGGTTTGATGCCCATGCTAAATCATTTGAAACCGTTGTAACAGACCAATAAAACTCATTTGAAAACGTAAGTTTATCTTTAACTCTACCATCTCTAAATGAGCTAAGCAAGTCTTTAGATGGTAATAACCAATCTGAATACCCGTTAAACGTCCAATCTGCACAAATTTTAGCTGCAATACCACTTGTTGTACATCCTGCAAGTAGAGCCGTATTTTGTGATTTAGTGCTACTATGAGTACCACCAGTAATCATATTCGAGATACTTGTACCTGCACATCCCCATGGTGCAGAAACCCCAATATCTTCGGTAGCAGCAACATAGCCATGAAATTGATTTTCTATATAGTCATCATTATAAGGCTGTGCTATGTATGTAATAATACCTCCTGCGTGGGTATCTCCAATTCCTAAAGAGTAAGTTTTCTCAGATATAATATCTGCATTAGGAGAAATAAATTTATCATTTATGATCAAACGAAAATAATAACGGGTATCGCTTTTTAAATTCGTTAGATTTAATTGAAAACTATTATAATTGTTAAATTCATCGAGATTTAAATTTGAAACCTCAGAATTAGATGGAATTGGGTTTGAACTGGTAGAATACAATAATGCTAACGAAGTAACATTGGGGTCTAATTGATAATCAAAGCTTTTTGTTTTAACTTCAATTTCTAGTTCATTTTTATAAATCTGTTGCATTTCTAATGATAACTCATTATAAACACTTTAATAACCGTATGCTACCAAATTATTAAGAGAATTACCGCTATTAGACCAACTAGGCACGCCTTCACTAACAGAAAGTGTGCTCGAATTATCTCCAACGGGCAACAACTCCCAAGCACTGCCATTCCAAGTTAGCAAATCGCCTTTTTTGGTACCAGCTGGTATTTGCACCATATTGTTTATGGTAGCTTGTAGGTTGGTAATAGTTGTATTTAGTGTAGAAATCTCTGCTTTTACTGTTGTAATTTCGGTATTCGCTTCAGTAATTTTGGTGCTGTTAGCTGAAATACTATTCGTATTAACAAGAATTGCAGCTGCGTTTGTAGCAATCCCAGAAATATCTTGATCGCCAGTATTTGTGCCCGATAAATTGCTAAGGTTTACTTCATCTTGTGTACTTACAGAGGCTACCGTTTTAGCATACAACGCAAAAGGCACACTTAGCAATTGACTAGTACCTGTTATGGTGTAATTGCTGCCTCCTGCCAAATCGGTCTCCGTTTTTATAAAATACGGACCTTGGCTCCAATCTATGCTTGCAAAATTATCGGTAGTAGTTCCGTTACCAATAGCAATGCTTAACAAACCATTGGTATTGGTAGTCGCTGCGTGGGTTTCTGTGTATACACTATTACCAGTAGCCGTACTTTGTAAAATACTTATTTGTACACCAACAGTAGTTTCTGCAACCAACTCTTGGTTGGCATTGCGTATTACAGCTTGGTAACTGATGCTTTCTGGAGCTTGGGTAAAACCAAATTGACTACATAAAGCTAACGCTATACATAAAATAATTTTTTTCATAGGTATGTGGTTGTTAATTTTTAATAATTTTAAATGCTTTTACGATGTTATTTTTGTGTATTATTTTAATAAAATATACAGATGGGGAAAGCTTAAAAAAAGGGATAGTTGTTTTTAAACTAGTTATATTTTCTTTAAAAATTCGCTTACCTTGAATATCATAAACCTGATACTTTAAATCGTTTATTTTTCCATCGTTTACAGACAAAGTGATATTATTAGTAGTAGGATTTGGAAAAACAGCCATAGAAACGCTTGGCAATACATGTTCTGTACTTAGTGTTTTTATCATATAGCTCTGCTGCACACCTTGTGTAATAGCCCCTAAACTACTAGTAATTGAAGAATACACGGGTATACCTACTGAGTAGGTAATTGTACCACCACTTCCGGTAGCAATACCGCCAGAGTTAACGGTGGCTTGTTGAGCTTGTACTGTAAAACATACAGTGACAAATAATAAGGATAGGGCGCTTGTTATTAATTTCATTCCTTTTTTATATTAATTTTTTACTTCTCTATTGTATAAAGAATCCGGTTAGTTTTATTAAACAATAAACTAGCGTATTATAATATTAGGGAATGAAACTTACTTCATTAGTTTGTAAAAGCTACCGATTGAAAAAAATAACTTGTAAAACTAATCTGTAAATTAATCTTACCACAAAGATAGGTAAATAGTTGTTATACAAACAAAAACGTGTTAGCATTTTGTTAGCATTTTGTTAGCATAGCTGAAAAAAGAACTTCGAAAACTTTCGAGGAAAAGTAGCGGGAAAAATAATGTTTTACAAAAATTTTCTAACAATATCGTGAAGTGCTTCGGCACTATTACAGCCTACTTTTTTGATAAACCTATTTTTTGCAACCCTAAAAGAACCACTAGTCATCGTAAGTACTTCGGCACTTTCTTTTGTAGATAATCCTAAAATGATACAGTAAATAATTTGTATTTCTCTATGAGATAAATCTTTCTGCCATTGATGGATATTATATTTTAAATTCGGAAAATCTTTGTCTAATTCTTGAAATAATTTTAATGAAATTTCTGGTTTAGCATTGGTTTGAAGAATATAATTCGATTTTATAAATTTATTTTTTACTGATTTTAATTTTTGTTGTTGTATTTCTAATTTCTTTTGAACCTCATAGAGCTGTTTATAGTAATTTTTTGCCATTTTATCTTTTTTTAATAGATAAAACAACAATAAAATAAGTAGTATCGAGGCTACTATAATCGTGTATAAAAGGTTGGTTTTTAATTGCGTGTTTTTTTCTGTAACACTCGTTTTCTCGAGCATAATTTTACCTAATTGAGACATCATTTTTCGATACAAATCATTATGAAAATATTTTGTACTGTCTCTTACTTTTTCAGAATCGCTTACTACCTTTTTTATCTCTTCCATAGTCATATAATTGCTATAGTTTTTTAATACGTTTTCGTATAAATTTAAGGCATAGGAATAGTTTTTATTATCCGAATATAATTTTGCTGCAGTAAGATAGTGGGCTACAACCACTTCTGGTTGTTCATTTGTATTGTCTTTTACAAAACCTAAAACCTTATTATAGTCTGCCGTAGTCCAATTGTACAAACTATCCTTAAAATAATGTAACTGGGGTAGTAAGGCTATTGCTTTGGGCAAGTTATTTGCTTTGGCGTATGCCATTGCAGCATTTGCACTGCTTTGTACCAAATCTACTGGTCTAAAACCGGAACAGTTTTCGGTAACTACTTTAAATTCTTCGTATGCTTGTATGGCTTCTTTATACGACTTGTTATAAAGGCTTATAGCGATATAATTATTAATAATACCAATTTTTAGAGCTATATGATCTGAAAAACAAAGGTCTTTAAAAATAATTTTTTTGTAATTATTGTAATACTTAAAAGACACCTCTTTGGCTTTGCCAATACCCGCAACTGTAATGAGTTTTTTTAATGAAAACAATAACAACGAATCTTTCTTCGGATATGAAGCGGATAGTTGGGCTGTTATTTCTACTGCTTTTTGGTATGAAACAATACTCTCTGCGTAATTACCTGCTTTATAACTTGTATTTCCATCTTTTAATTGCTGTGTAACAGTGGTAATTTGAGCACTTAAAAGTACAGAGTTTAAACATAATAATAGTCCAAAAATAGGGGATAGCAATTTAATTCTTTTCATTTATGAGTATTTATAAATAAGTATACTTCTTTTCTTTTTTAACAAAAATATTGATTTTTTTTACATTGGCATGAAAAACAATTATTTGTGGCAACTTTTTAAAAAAAATACACCTTTTCGAGAGTACGAAAAGGTGTATTTCAAAAAAATTAAAAAATTTCTTACTTAGAGTATGTATTGCTAGTCGTTTAATTTTAAAACAGCCATAAATGCTTCTTGCGGAATTTCTACATTACCAACCTGGCGCATTCTCTTTTTTCCTTTTTTCTGTTTTTCTAATAATTTACGTTTTCTAGAAATATCTCCACCATAACATTTTGCAGTTACGTCTTTACGCAACGCTTTGGTAGTTTCTCTTGCTATAATTTTAGCACCAATTGCTGCTTGTATAGGAATATCGAACTGTTGTCTTGGTAGTAATTCTTTTAATTTTGCTACAATCTTCTTCCCAATTGCGTAAGCATTGTCTGCATGTAATAAAGCGGAAAGTGCATCTACAGAAGAGCCGTTTAATAAAATATCTACACGAACTAACTTCGATTCTCGCATACCAATTGGCGAATAATCAAAAGAGGCATATCCTTTAGATACTGTTTTTAGGCGATCGTAAAAATCGAATACAATTTCTGCCAAAGGCATATCAAAAGTTAGCTCTACTCGTTCGGTAGTTAGGTAGGTTTGATTGGTAATTTCTCCTCGCTTTTCTATACACAAGCTCATTACCTGCCCAACATAATCTGCCTTTGTAATAATACTAGCTTTAATAAATGGCTCTTCTACCCTATCTAATTTAGACGGTTCTGGTAAATCTGTTGGGTTGTTAAGCATTACTATTTCTGTAGGATTCTTTTTAGTAAACGCATGGTAAGATACGTTTGGAACGGTGGTAATAACCGTCATATTAAACTCACGCTCTAAACGTTCTTGAATAATTTCCATGTGCAGCATGCCTAAAAAACCACATCGAAAACCAAAACCTAAAGCAGCAGAACTTTCTGGTATAAAAACCAACGAGGCATCATTTAACTGAAGTTTTTCCATGGAATAACGCAGTTCTTCGTAATCTTCGGTATCTACAGGATAAATACCAGCAAATACCATTGGCTTTACATCTTCAAAACCGTCTATTATTTCTTGAGTTGGGTTTACAGCATCTGTTATGGTATCTCCAACTTTTACCTCTTTAGCAGTTTTTATTCCAGTAATTAAGTAACCAACATCGCCAGTTTTAACTTCTTTTTTTACAACCTGTTCTAACTTTAAAGTACCTACTTCATCGGCAAAATACTCTTTGTTAGTAGCCATAAATTTTATACGCTGCCCTTTTTTAATAGAACCGTTTAATACCCTAAAATAAGTTTCTATTCCTCGGTAAGAATTGTAAACAGAATCGAAAATTAATGCTTGTAAAGGAGCTTCTGGATTTCCTTTTGGCGCAGGAATCCTTTCGATAATAGCTTTTAAAATAAGATCAACCCCAAAGCCTGTTTTTCCACTAGCGTGAATTACCTCTTCTGGATCACAACCTAATAAATCTACAATATCGTCGGTTACTTCCTCTGGATTTGCAGAGGGTAAATCTACCTTATTTAAAACAGGAATAATCTCTAAATCATTTTCTAGAGCCAAATATAGGTTAGAAATTGTCTGGGCTTGTATACTTTGCGCAGCGTCTACAATTAACAAAGCACCTTCACAGGCTGCAATAGAACGAGACACTTCGTACGAAAAATCTACGTGACCAGGTGTATCAATTAAATTCAAAATAAAAGGTTCTCCGTTGTAAACATAGTCCATTTGAATTGCATGAGACTTAATGGTAATTCCACGTTCTCGTTCTAAATCCATATTATCTAATAACTGATCTTTTTTTTCTCGATCGGTTACAGAACCTGTATAATCTAACAATCTATCTGCTAAAGTACTTTTTCCATGATCGATATGTGCGATAATGCAAAAATTTCTAATGTTCTTCATACGTCGTTTTCTAACTACTTTCAATTAGCAAAGATACGTTATTTACTTACTACTGCAAGCTACTTTTTTTGCATCTAAATGGTAATTATTTATTGATTTTTAGTTAAATATTACTCTTAAATACAATCCGTAGATATTTTAAATCAAAAAGACTTTACAAATTCTGTAAAGTCTTTTTTTATAAAGTATTCTAACCTGTTAGTCCTGCCATTCTGCAATAAACAGGTTGGTATCTCTTGGTTGTTATTTCAGATTGCCTGGCCTGTTAGTCCTGCCATTCTGCAATAAACAAGTTGGTATCTCTTGGTTGTTATTTCAGATTGCCTGGCCTGTTAGTCCTGCCATTCTGCAATAAACAAGTTGGTATCTCTTGGTTGTTATTTCAGATTGCCTGGCCTGTTAGTCCTGCCATTCTGCAATAAACAAGTTGGTATCTCTTGGTTGTTATTTCAGATTGCCTGGCCTGTTAGTCCTGCCATTCTGCAATAAACAAGTTGGTATCTCTTGGTTGTTATTTCAGATTGCCTGGCCTGTTAGTCCTGCCATTCTGCAATAAACAAGTTGGTATCTCTTGGTTGTTATTTCAGATTGCCTGGCCTGTTAGTCCTGCCATTCTGCAATAAACAAGTTGGTATCTCTTGGTTGTTATTTCAGATTGCCTGGCCTGTTAGTCCTGCCATTCTGCAATAAACAAGTTGGTATCTCTACCACCTCCGTTATTTCTATTTGAGGAGAATACAAGTTTTTTACCATCATTAGAAAATACCGGAAAAGCATCGAACGTTTCTCCGTGTGTAACTCTCTTTAAATTTTTACCATCAATATCTATCATATATAAATTAAAAGGGAAGCCTCTTTCGGCCTCAAAATTTGAAGAAAATAGTACTTTTTTTCCTGATGGATGAAAAAACGGACTCCAATTGGCATTTCCTAAATCTGTTAATTGTCGCAATTCCGAACCATCAGCATTACAAATATACAGCTCCATTTCTGTTGGCTCTACTAAACCTTCTGCCAATAAATCTTTGTATGCTTTTATTTCTTCTGGAGTTTTTGGTCTTGAGGAACGAAAAATAATTTTAGAGCCATCTGGCGAGAAAAATGCTCCTCCGTCATAACCCAATTCATTGGTTATTTGTTGTACATCTGTCCCATCAATATTCATTGTGTACAATTCTAAATCGCCACTTCTTGTAGATGTAAACACAATTTTATCGCCTTTAGGAGAAACCGTAGGTTCTGCATCATATCCTTTTTCATGAGTTAATTGCTTTACAATATTGCCCTGCAAATCTGCTACAAAAATGTCGAAACTGTCATAAACTGGCCATATATATTTACCATTTTTACGCAAAGGAACTTCGGGGCAGTTTTCATCTACTAAATGTGTAGAGGCATAAATAATGTGTTTGTTATCTGGTAAAAAATAAGCACATGTGGTTCTTCCTTTACCAGTAGAAATCATAGGAGGTACGCTGTTTTTAAAATCTTCATTGGCATTCATTAAAAACATCTGATCACAACCAACATTCCATTTTTTGTAGTTAGATTGAAATACCAGTTGCTTATCATCAAAACTCCAATATGCCTCTGCATTATCTCCGCCGAAAGTTATCTGTTTGAGACTTTTAAAATGAACTTCCTCTGGGTATATCAATCCATTTTTAGTACTCTTTTTTTCTTCTGATGTCGTATTAGATGTTTTCTTATCATTTTTACAAGCAGTAAAAAAAACTGCAAACACCAATAAATAAACAATTCTCATTTTTCTATTTTATTAATTAACTTCGCAAAAATAATATTTATCATCATGAGAAACCTTGTATTTGTAATCTTTTTATCTTTTCTAGTATCGTGTACATCAGAAAAAAAACCTAAAAATCAAATTAAAGCTGATGTTTCCTTTTTGGCTTCTGACGAATTAGAAGGAAGACAAACAGGTACTGATGGCGAAAAAAAAGCCGCAGAATATATTGCAAAACGTTATAAGAAAATAGGCTTGCAGCCAAAAGGGACCTCAAAATACTTACAGGCGTTTAGTTTTAAACCTAAAACAAATCCGCATGACGAAGTGCAATTTGATGTAAATGGAGATGGAACTATTACCGGAAATAATGTAGTTGGTTTTTTAAACAATAATGCTAAAAATACTATTGTAATTGGCGCTCACTTCGATCATTTAGGCTATGGTGGCGAAGGTTCTTTATATAGAGATACCATTAAAGCGGTTCATAATGGTGCAGATGATAACGCATCTGGTGTAGCGGTAATGTTAAATTTAGCCGAAAAATTGAAAGAAAAAAACACGAATAATAATTATTTATTTATTGCTTTTTCTGGAGAAGAAATGGGTTTGTTGGGATCTAATTATTTTGTTAAAAACCCAACTATAAACACAAAGAATATTTCTTATATGATAAATATGGATATGGTTGGTAGGTTAAAAAAAGATAGTACACTTGCTGTTTATGGTACTGGAACTTCACCAATTTTTAAACAGGTTTTAAAATCTCACAACGAAAAATTTAAGTTAATTGAGCAAGAATCTGGAGTTGGTCCAAGCGACCATACCAGCTTTTATTTAGCAGATATACCTGTTTTACATTTTTTTACTGGGCAGCATGAAGACTACCATAAACCTACAGACGATTCTGAAAAATTAAATTATAAAGGCATGGAAACCATTAGTAATTA encodes:
- a CDS encoding helix-turn-helix transcriptional regulator, which produces MKRIKLLSPIFGLLLCLNSVLLSAQITTVTQQLKDGNTSYKAGNYAESIVSYQKAVEITAQLSASYPKKDSLLLFSLKKLITVAGIGKAKEVSFKYYNNYKKIIFKDLCFSDHIALKIGIINNYIAISLYNKSYKEAIQAYEEFKVVTENCSGFRPVDLVQSSANAAMAYAKANNLPKAIALLPQLHYFKDSLYNWTTADYNKVLGFVKDNTNEQPEVVVAHYLTAAKLYSDNKNYSYALNLYENVLKNYSNYMTMEEIKKVVSDSEKVRDSTKYFHNDLYRKMMSQLGKIMLEKTSVTEKNTQLKTNLLYTIIVASILLILLLFYLLKKDKMAKNYYKQLYEVQKKLEIQQQKLKSVKNKFIKSNYILQTNAKPEISLKLFQELDKDFPNLKYNIHQWQKDLSHREIQIIYCIILGLSTKESAEVLTMTSGSFRVAKNRFIKKVGCNSAEALHDIVRKFL
- the lepA gene encoding translation elongation factor 4, coding for MKNIRNFCIIAHIDHGKSTLADRLLDYTGSVTDREKKDQLLDNMDLERERGITIKSHAIQMDYVYNGEPFILNLIDTPGHVDFSYEVSRSIAACEGALLIVDAAQSIQAQTISNLYLALENDLEIIPVLNKVDLPSANPEEVTDDIVDLLGCDPEEVIHASGKTGFGVDLILKAIIERIPAPKGNPEAPLQALIFDSVYNSYRGIETYFRVLNGSIKKGQRIKFMATNKEYFADEVGTLKLEQVVKKEVKTGDVGYLITGIKTAKEVKVGDTITDAVNPTQEIIDGFEDVKPMVFAGIYPVDTEDYEELRYSMEKLQLNDASLVFIPESSAALGFGFRCGFLGMLHMEIIQERLEREFNMTVITTVPNVSYHAFTKKNPTEIVMLNNPTDLPEPSKLDRVEEPFIKASIITKADYVGQVMSLCIEKRGEITNQTYLTTERVELTFDMPLAEIVFDFYDRLKTVSKGYASFDYSPIGMRESKLVRVDILLNGSSVDALSALLHADNAYAIGKKIVAKLKELLPRQQFDIPIQAAIGAKIIARETTKALRKDVTAKCYGGDISRKRKLLEKQKKGKKRMRQVGNVEIPQEAFMAVLKLND
- a CDS encoding TolB family protein; translated protein: MRIVYLLVFAVFFTACKNDKKTSNTTSEEKKSTKNGLIYPEEVHFKSLKQITFGGDNAEAYWSFDDKQLVFQSNYKKWNVGCDQMFLMNANEDFKNSVPPMISTGKGRTTCAYFLPDNKHIIYASTHLVDENCPEVPLRKNGKYIWPVYDSFDIFVADLQGNIVKQLTHEKGYDAEPTVSPKGDKIVFTSTRSGDLELYTMNIDGTDVQQITNELGYDGGAFFSPDGSKIIFRSSRPKTPEEIKAYKDLLAEGLVEPTEMELYICNADGSELRQLTDLGNANWSPFFHPSGKKVLFSSNFEAERGFPFNLYMIDIDGKNLKRVTHGETFDAFPVFSNDGKKLVFSSNRNNGGGRDTNLFIAEWQD
- a CDS encoding M20/M25/M40 family metallo-hydrolase; the protein is MRNLVFVIFLSFLVSCTSEKKPKNQIKADVSFLASDELEGRQTGTDGEKKAAEYIAKRYKKIGLQPKGTSKYLQAFSFKPKTNPHDEVQFDVNGDGTITGNNVVGFLNNNAKNTIVIGAHFDHLGYGGEGSLYRDTIKAVHNGADDNASGVAVMLNLAEKLKEKNTNNNYLFIAFSGEEMGLLGSNYFVKNPTINTKNISYMINMDMVGRLKKDSTLAVYGTGTSPIFKQVLKSHNEKFKLIEQESGVGPSDHTSFYLADIPVLHFFTGQHEDYHKPTDDSEKLNYKGMETISNYIYNIITDLDDNGKLAFRKTKNESEESPRFKVGLGVIPDYMFDGKGMRIDGISEDKPAQKAGLKKGDIVLQLGDSLVTDMMSYMRALSVFEKGNTTKAVVKRGNEEIEKIIQF